The Solanum dulcamara chromosome 6, daSolDulc1.2, whole genome shotgun sequence genome contains the following window.
AGTACGTAATTTACATCAGAATTAACTACCTTATAATTGGATAGAGAGTATATTCAACAAGGTTGCTTGCAGTCAACATATTGTTGGCTGCTGCTGTCAGCCTAACTTATtctaaaaaatacaataatattAATCTCAAGTAGGGGTGGCATAATCAAATTTAATTTGTCCAACTCAATTCAATGTATTTAAGTTTGGGTTGGTTATTTATCTGCCTATTCATTAGCTTAACCCCAAAAAATTGGATTGATATGCAATCCGCATTGGCTCATGAGAAATcttgttaaaatatattttaaaaacttttttttcaatttgatatgttatatatagtcataataaagaaaaaataattttattaggtactaaaatagttttaaaaaataaataaaataattaagcttaataaaaattaaattagattaaATTTTGATTCGTTATATAATCCATTACCCAATATATTTTGATCCAATTCATTTTAACCCAAATTAATTTGGATCGAAACCAATTGCCATCCCTAATCTAAAGTCAGTCAACTAAAATGCTTGCCTTTGTTGTTTCAGCTAACAGTGCCCACCGGCCAAGTTCTGAACCCAGCGGTGGTCCCTATTATGCTATTTTAATCCAACATGGCATAGCTCTTGCTTCGCAGTTATCTTTTACTTCtctttttaattagaaaaagcAATTAAGAACTTTGTTATACTTTAAATGGACACTCTTttaactttcattttttttcgcGAGAAGTCACTATATTATTTTTCGAAAACAAAAATTGATCAACTTTATCTATGTatcacaaaattttcataaactcTGTTTGTAACGAGAAAAGTTACTCAAGTTTGCTGAAGTATGTACATAAATTCAGTaggaaaaaataaaggaaacacaGTTATTGTGACTTTCTTATTACAAAAAAAGCTACTAGTCCTTATTTCCCAATTTATGAGACACTTCGAATTTTAagattcaaaaaattattttacctcagttttttttatatcttatgagttattaattatcataatttatagtattttttatatatataaattctattttaaaaacCTAAAAGATTCTATGTTCAAATGTAGagttaaaattgaaaaatttaaatctcaaaaagtaaaaatctaaaataaattgagaaaaagaaaatagttcTGGTTAACAAAAAAACTGAGTATCCATGCCGATGAAATGGGGAAATGAAACTTTAGAGTGACACCAGATGAGTCTTGATGGTCAAAGGAAAATGCTTTTGATAAGACTAGTGCCTCCTGTGAAGCAAGTATCCACTCTCCTATCTACATGAAGCCAGTGTTTGAAAGttcaataacaaaaatatgtccACAAAGATTAGAGTGAAGCCCTGAACCGCACAATTTCTCCAATTTCAAGAGAATCACTTTCTCTAAACTCTCTAAGTTTCTCTATGGTTCAGAATTATATGGTATAAACAAAAGAAGCAAAACATAGATGATCATGTAACAGCAATGGAAGTTTCCATTTGATATCCAAAATTTTGCATCACTTACAGTATTGTGCTTATTCTATTACATGACATCAAATGGCCATCGAAAAAAAATTCACTCCTGCCCCCTATATTTATCTTATACAGAAAATTAAAACATAGAACAATTTGTTATAGGAAATTGGTGGCTGCATGGTTATGGTGCAAGAGTTTGTGAGCAATCTGGTCCCTAGCCTGCACAGCATTCATTGACCTCACTATAGTTTCTGGAACCATTTCATCATCAATAAGATCAAATCTCAGCTCTGGATTCAGTTGTTCGCCTCTCATCTCGCAAATATTATGCAATACGCAGCAAGCCCCCAAAACCACAGGCAAATCTTGAAGCTTCACCTCTGTTCTCTTCCGCAAGCAGCTCCACCTTGCTTTCATTCGCATAAACGCCTCTTTAGCAACCTTCTGGATTTCCCCAACTTTTTCATTGAAAGCATGCTGAGTCCAAGTAAGATTCTGGCGTGTGTAAGGAGCTAAAAGCCAGTCAATTAATGGATACCCTGAATTCCCAACAACCCAAGTATCCTTCAACTGTCCCCTGTTTGCTCTCTGATACAGAGCTGATTTTTCCAAGACTTTGTCATCAGACATTGAACCGGGCCAACCGATACAGACATCTGTAAAAGTCCCTTTTGGATCAACAACGCCTTGAACTGTAACAGAGTATGACGTCTTCTGATTCCTCTCTGTGTGCCTTTTGTTGAAATAAGCAGCTACACTTACCTTTGGGGCAATTATTGGAACATGCGTTGTGTAAATGGATCCACATACATTTGGCATCCCGGATAACATCTGGAATTCATGTTTGATCTCGTTCATCTTGTTATCATCACTAGGCCATTGCACgaatttaggcatgagaatgCCTTTAATGGCAGTGCAAACCTCTAGAACAAGTTTATGACAAGTAGATATGCCTAGGCCAAAACGCTTTGAAACTTCACGAAGTGGTTCCCCTGTAGCCAATCTCCAAATGCAGACAGCAACACGTTGGCGAACTGGGATTGCTTGCCGTAGCATTGTGTCCTTTTTAGTGACTACAGATTCCAATTCTTCACAGATCATATCAAAAGTTGCTCTGCTCATCC
Protein-coding sequences here:
- the LOC129893360 gene encoding protein ALP1-like, which produces MEISSFLFPTQEDYPSPNFFSFFQDFDLPASDTTSTTPTVTASEPLTKKRRTDDFDFDQVIEEGSLKTVEDILSKFLGFDNEQEKINPKMDWSSQQPLANESVFDFSNQQPGLMMNEKAKPMAVNNKRSRQNSVSTSEEDSQPPQQRRLWVKDRSKAWWDQCNSPDFPEEEFKKAFRMSRATFDMICEELESVVTKKDTMLRQAIPVRQRVAVCIWRLATGEPLREVSKRFGLGISTCHKLVLEVCTAIKGILMPKFVQWPSDDNKMNEIKHEFQMLSGMPNVCGSIYTTHVPIIAPKVSVAAYFNKRHTERNQKTSYSVTVQGVVDPKGTFTDVCIGWPGSMSDDKVLEKSALYQRANRGQLKDTWVVGNSGYPLIDWLLAPYTRQNLTWTQHAFNEKVGEIQKVAKEAFMRMKARWSCLRKRTEVKLQDLPVVLGACCVLHNICEMRGEQLNPELRFDLIDDEMVPETIVRSMNAVQARDQIAHKLLHHNHAATNFL